TTTAATGGCAACCAATGGCAATGGGGAAAATATCAAGCCGATAGTCTTCAAGTGAAAGGAAATTATGACAATGGTTTACTAACTTTATTACCTGTCAGCATAAAATTTGCCAATAGTATCCTATCACTAACGGGAACTTTTGGTAGTGAGCGTATTTCTGGACAACTCCTCCTTTCGGATTTACCCGTAGAAATGTTAGGGGAAATGTTTAGCCTTCCTGAAAATCTGGATATAAAAGGTATCGTTAACGCTAACTTGGTTATCAGTGGCAATGAAGTTAATCCCCTCGCTAGAGGTAGTATTGATTTAGTCAATGCCACTATCAATGATAATAAAATAGAAGAAACCCAAGCTAGTCTCGGTTATAGTAACTCCCGTCTGGAATTTTTAGCTAGTAGTAATTTAATTGGTGAGGAAGAATCAGCGCGCGTCACCGGTAGCATTCCTTTTCAATTACTTCCCCAGTCGTCTCCTCCAGTCAAGGAAAATTTTGATTTAACTTTTAATATCAATCAATCTGGTTTCGGTTTGCTAAAAGTCGTCACCAATAATCAATTTGATTTAACCAAAGGGGAAGGAGAAGTTAATTTAACCATTCAAGGCAACTACTCCCAAAATAATAATCAAGTTACTGATGTGATTACCGACGGTGTCGCCAATATCAATGAGGGGGAAATGAAGGTTAGTTTTATCCCTGATACTCCTATTACTAATATAAATGGTCAAGTTTTATTTGATTTCGACCAAGTTACTATCCCTCAACTTACAGGGAATTTTAATGATGGTGATATTATTATCAACGGTAGTCTATCTTTATTTGAAGATAATCTTTCTAATAATATTCTTCCAGAAGATAGGCAACAGGAATTAGAAGAAAATTTACCAAATAATGGTTTAAATGTCAGTATTGATAACCTCTCTCTGGATTTACCGAATTTATATCAAGGTAGCCTCGGCGGTAATGTGAATATAGGGGGGAGGGCGCTGAATCCGTCTCTTTCTGGTAAAATTTCCCTATCCAACGGTAATATACCCCTCGGTAACAGCGATAATAGTCAAAGTGATAATCCTTTCCAAAGCAATGATTTTATTGCCAATACCGCTATCAATCAACTACAAGTTATCCTCGCTGACAATGTCTCCATCAGTCAACCGCCGGTGTTGAATTTACAAGCGCGCGGCGCCTTAACCCTTAACGGTAGTGTCGGCAATCTACAACCAGAAGGCGTTATCAACCTCGTCGGCGGTAGCGTCAATCTCTTTACCAGTCAATTCAAATTAGCTAGAAATTACCCCCATAGCGCCAGATTTACCCCCGAAAATGGCTTTAATGCCTTCCTTGATATGCGTCTGGAAACCGCCGTCACGGAAACCAGTCGTTATCGATTTACTAATAATAGTAATCCTAATGAAATTAGAGATGATTTAAACAGTACAATTAATACCATTGAAACCGTAAGAATTAATGCTCAAATTAAAGGTTTAGCTTCTAATGATATTAATAATAATCTGGAATTATCTAGTAGTCCAGCTAGAAATAGAACGGAAATAATATCTCTTTTAGGCGGTGGATTTAATACTAATTCTGGTCAAGAAAATGGCGTTTTAACATTGGCAAATATTGCTAGTAGTGCAGTTTTAGGCAGTTTTCAAAACAATATAAATAGCTCCTTTAATTTTTTAGATTTTAGACTATTTCCTATACAAATTACTAATAGTGAAAGTCGTGTTTCTAACCTTGCTTTAGGTGGAGAAATTAGTGCTGATATTACTGATAAAATATCTGCTTCTTTTCTCGCTATTTTAACAGAACAAGAAGCACCTTTATATAGTATTCGTTATCGTTTGAATGATCAATTACTGTTGAGAGGATCAACCAACTTTAATGATGATAGTCGAGGGGCGCTGGAATTTCAACTACGTTTCTAAGCTAAGACGTATTCAATATCAAGTTTTTTTGATCACTTGGAAATGAATTAGACTAATCTTAGTTCAATTTATTGAACGATCGGGCCGTTAGCCGTGTAATTCATTACACGGTGGCTAAATTGCGAAGATATAATCTATTTGTAACTGATTATCTGAACTTGATATAACTTACTGTTTCTACTAACAAGGGGTTTAAACCCCTTGTCTTTTGACTCAAACCCTTACCTATTGCCTACCTTCACCAGCAAACTTACAGCGCTTTTCAAATGAATAAACCACGTTTTTTGTTTCTCGCAGAGGCGCAAAGACGCAAAGATAATATTTGTAATAATCCAAAGTGTGGTTTAAGGAAATGAAAACTGCTGTAAATGCAAACTAGCTTAAATTTCATTCTCTAATATTTTGCCGAGATTCTGAGTATTTTTACTCAAAAATGTCGAAAAAAGAAAATTTAACATTTCTTAATGTTATGATGTTGAGTGTAAAAGTAAATCAGGACGATGACAGCAATTGTGTTTGGTAGCTTACCTTTTCCCGGACAAAGTGGTGATCAACTGGTCAGTAAAGCTGTAACAGGTGCTATAGGCTCTCTTTTTAAACGTACAGAGAAACTAGAAGCTAATGTTAAAGCTGAACCATTAGCAAAACTTTTGCAGGGTAGTGTGGACGGTTTTGACTTTGTGGGCAATGGACTGGTCATGTATAATGGGTTACGTTTAGAAGGAATGGAATTGTACCTTCAAGCGGTTTCCATCGATTTCAGCGCCGTTTTTAGTGGTAAAGTTCGCCTTAGGCAGCCGACTCAGGCAACCATGCGCATTGTGCTAACTCAGCAGGATTTGACAACTTCCTTTAATACTCCTTTCATTGTCGATAAATTACAAAAAGTGCAGTATGAGGGTAATAATCTTCATTTTCAGAATACCGAGTTTAACATCAATCCAGACAAGTCCATTGATTTACGCTCAGAAGTTGGCTTGGGTAGTGATGGTGATATTATTCCCATCTCCATCAAGGCTAATATGGAGTTAGAAGGGCGCACGAAAATAAAATTTACTAATCCTACTTTTCACGGTGATGAAAAAGCTCAATCTTTAAGTGAAGTATTAATCAATCATGTCAATAATTTATTGGATTTGGACAAATTTGCCCTTGATGGTAGTCGCTTAAAAGTAGATCAATTAAGGGTTAAAGATCAAGAAGTAGTTTTTTATGGTACTTTAGAAATCGATCGTTTTCCTAATAAAAAATAAGTCAAAAGAGTAATGGATAATGGAGAATTGACAATTGATAATGAGTTATTTAGGGTTTGCTGAATAAACTCAGAAGTGTCGATTCATAAGGGTTAAGACATAGTACAAGCATCTAAAAATACGCAAAATTGCGCTTTTTTTAAATAAAAATGCAGTTAAAACACAAGAACACATATACTATACGAAGAGAGTAAAACCTCATAATTGTCAATTATCCATTATCAATTGTCAATTTTTCCTATTCCCTCAACTTATCAGTTATTATTTTTTAGTAGCAGCGATGGCTAAACCCAAACCATTTACTTGTCTCAACTCATCCATAACTGATACCACTTTACCGTAAGATACATTTTCGTCAGCGTTGATAATTGCTATACTTTCCTGATTAGAAATCATTAAATCATTGACGGCTTTTTGTAAATTATCGAGTTGAATTGGTTGTTTATTCAAAAAAATCTCGCCATTAGTTTGAATAGTGACATTAATTTCCTCAAGTTG
This genomic stretch from Cyanobacterium sp. T60_A2020_053 harbors:
- a CDS encoding DUF2993 domain-containing protein, coding for MTAIVFGSLPFPGQSGDQLVSKAVTGAIGSLFKRTEKLEANVKAEPLAKLLQGSVDGFDFVGNGLVMYNGLRLEGMELYLQAVSIDFSAVFSGKVRLRQPTQATMRIVLTQQDLTTSFNTPFIVDKLQKVQYEGNNLHFQNTEFNINPDKSIDLRSEVGLGSDGDIIPISIKANMELEGRTKIKFTNPTFHGDEKAQSLSEVLINHVNNLLDLDKFALDGSRLKVDQLRVKDQEVVFYGTLEIDRFPNKK
- a CDS encoding translocation/assembly module TamB domain-containing protein, which gives rise to KADELTENQTNLSLAREGNELLSDNQNISIDKEKENLSSLPVTSKADELTENQTNLSLAREGNELLSDNIKTVKTENKETPQYRYKLKNNQKENTDSQNQSKPLFRINNKNLPLQEAIEEWEKIKKIADETEKQKNNANIPPLESLEGKFDGKINLSASRRSGISLDFDFNGNQWQWGKYQADSLQVKGNYDNGLLTLLPVSIKFANSILSLTGTFGSERISGQLLLSDLPVEMLGEMFSLPENLDIKGIVNANLVISGNEVNPLARGSIDLVNATINDNKIEETQASLGYSNSRLEFLASSNLIGEEESARVTGSIPFQLLPQSSPPVKENFDLTFNINQSGFGLLKVVTNNQFDLTKGEGEVNLTIQGNYSQNNNQVTDVITDGVANINEGEMKVSFIPDTPITNINGQVLFDFDQVTIPQLTGNFNDGDIIINGSLSLFEDNLSNNILPEDRQQELEENLPNNGLNVSIDNLSLDLPNLYQGSLGGNVNIGGRALNPSLSGKISLSNGNIPLGNSDNSQSDNPFQSNDFIANTAINQLQVILADNVSISQPPVLNLQARGALTLNGSVGNLQPEGVINLVGGSVNLFTSQFKLARNYPHSARFTPENGFNAFLDMRLETAVTETSRYRFTNNSNPNEIRDDLNSTINTIETVRINAQIKGLASNDINNNLELSSSPARNRTEIISLLGGGFNTNSGQENGVLTLANIASSAVLGSFQNNINSSFNFLDFRLFPIQITNSESRVSNLALGGEISADITDKISASFLAILTEQEAPLYSIRYRLNDQLLLRGSTNFNDDSRGALEFQLRF
- a CDS encoding biopolymer transporter ExbD, encoding MRIPEEPDVQGEINIVPMIDAIFSILAFFIISSISLIRSEGLPVNLPSATTAESQQLEEINVTIQTNGEIFLNKQPIQLDNLQKAVNDLMISNQESIAIINADENVSYGKVVSVMDELRQVNGLGLAIAATKK